In Corvus moneduloides isolate bCorMon1 chromosome 12, bCorMon1.pri, whole genome shotgun sequence, the following proteins share a genomic window:
- the KIFC3 gene encoding kinesin-like protein KIFC3 isoform X5: MAGPWLEPDPAAKEFLSRPENRMQLEMPKQVETLKEKLLEQAQEISRLRSELGGTDAEKHRDLLAAENERLRQEMKACEGELRELRRQQQAPCRDCPHLQENAGLQEQLSQLQREAEETRAKLVELDLEVQQKTNRLAEVELRLKDSLAERAEEEERLSRRLRDSQETIASLKSQPQQIKYIIKTVEVESTKAKQALCETQSRNQYLQEQVGMQKQVLKEMEQQLQSSQKTEAQLRAQIMMYEAELERAHGQMLEEMQAMEEEKNRAIEEAFSRAQVEMKAVHENLAGVRTNLLTLQPALRTLTHDYNSLKRQVRDFPLLLQETLHSARAEISQAIEEVHSTNRELLRKYRRELQLRKKCHNELVRLKGNIRVFGRVRPITKEDGEGPEAANAVTFDADDDAVLHLLHKGKQVSFELDKVFPPQASQEEVFQEVQALVTSCIDGYNVCIFAYGQTGAGKTYTMEGTAANPGINQRALQLLFSEVRGKAADWDYAITVSAAEIYNEALRDLLGKEPQEKLEIKLCPDGSGQLYVPGLTEFRVQSVEDINKVFEFGHVKRVTECTNLNEHSSRSHALLIVTVRGLDRSTGLRTTGKLNLVDLAGSERVGRSGAEGSRLREAQHINKSLSALGDVIYALRSRQGHVPFRNSKLTYLLQDSLSGDSKTLMMVQVSPAEKNTSETLCSLKFAERVRSVELGPVSRKAELGSWPSQEHLEGDSPGSAAPPGRGHASPSPGQLSSRSASIRRKLHTSGKLRPVPL, translated from the exons ATGGCCGGGCCATGGCTCGAGCCAGATCCGGCTGCCAAGGAGTTCCTGTCACGTCCAGAGAACAGGATGCAGCTGGAGATGCCCAAGCAG GTGGAAACTCTGAAGGAAAAGCTCCTGGAGCAGGCACAGGAGATCAGCCGGCTACGCTCGGAGCTG GGTGGCACGGATGCGGAGAAGCACCGGGACCTGCTGGCGGCCGAGAACGAGCGCCTGCGGCAGGAGATGAAGGCGTGCGAGGgggagctgcgggagctgcggcggcagcagcaggcacCGTGCCGCGACTGCCCCCACCTGCAG GAGAACGccgggctgcaggagcagctgtcccagctgcagcGGGAGGCAGAGGAGACGCGGGCCAAGTTGGTGGAGCTGGACCTGGAGGTGCAGCAGAAGACGAACCGCTTGGCCGAAGTGGAGCTGCGGCTCAAGGACTCTCTGGCTGAGAGAgccgaggaggaggagcggcTCAGCCGGCGGCTGCGGGACAGCCAGGAGACCATTGCCAGCCTCAAGTCCCAGCCTCAGCAGATAAAG TACATCATCAAGACGGTGGAGGTGGAGTCAACCAAGGCAAAACAAGCTCTGTGCGAGACCCAGTCCCGAAACCAGTacctgcaggagcaggtggggaTGCAGAAGCAGGTGCTGAAGGAGAtggaacagcagctgcagagctcccagaAGACAGAGGCTCAGCTCCGAGCTCAG ATCATGATGTACGAGGCTGAGCTGGAGCGAGCCCATGGGCAGATGCTGGAGGAGATGCAGGCaatggaggaggagaagaaccGCGCCATTGAAGAGGCATTTTCCCGCGCCCAGGTGGAGATGAAGGCTGTGCACGAGAACCTGGCAG GCGTCCGGACCAACCTGCTGACGCTGCAGCCGGCACTGCGCACCCTCACCCACGACTACAACAGCCTGAAGCGTCAGGTGCGCGACTTCCCCCTGCTTCTCCAGGAGACCCTGCACAGCGCCAGGGCTGAG ATCAGCCAGGCCATCGAGGAGGTGCACAGCACCAACCGGGAGCTGCTGCGCAAGTACCGGCGGGAGCTGCAGCTCCGCAAGAAGTGTCACAATGAGCTGGTGCGGCTGAAAG GAAACATCCGTGTTTTTGGGCGAGTCCGCCCCATCACAAAAGAGGACGGTGAGGGCCCCGAGGCAGCCAATGCTGTGACCTTCGATGCTGACGATGATGCTGTCCTGCACCTCCTGCACAAAGGGAAGCAGGTGTCCTTTGAGCTGGATAAGGTCTTCCCCCCACAAGCGTCCCAGGAGGAG GTGTTTCAGGAGGTTCAAGCCCTGGTCACCTCCTGCATTGATGGCTACAATGTCTGCATCTTTGCCTATGGGCAGACAGGGGCAGGAAAAACCTACACGATGGAA GGGACGGCTGCAAACCCAGGGATCAACCAGCGcgccctgcagctcctcttctCCGAGGTGCGGGGCAAAGCAGCTGACTGGGACTATGCCATCACTGTCAGCGCTGCCGAGATCTACAACGAGGCGCTCAG GGACTTGCTGGGGAAGGAGCCACAGGAGAAGCTGGAGATCAAGCTGTGCCCTGATGGCAGTGGGCAGCTCTACGTGCCCGGGCTCACTGAGTTCAGAGTGCAGAGCGTGGAGGACATCAACAAG GTCTTCGAGTTTGGCCATGTCAAACGAGTGACAGAGTGCACCAACCTGAATGAGCACAGCTCTCGCTCCCACGCCCTCCTCATCGTCACCGTCCGTGGCCTCGACCGCAGCACGGGGCTCCGCACCACAG GGAAGCTGAACCTGGTGGACCTGGCGGGGTCGGAGCGGGTCGGGCGGTCGGGCGCGGAGGGCAGCCGGCTCCGCGAGGCGCAGCACATCAACAAGTCCCTGTCGGCGCTGGGCGATGTCATTTATGCCCTGCGCTCCCGGCAGGGCCACGTGCCCTTCCGCAACTCCAAGCTGACCTACCTGCTGCAGGACTCACTCAGCGGCGACAGCAAGACCCTCATGATGGTGCAG GTCTCCCCTGCTGAGAAGAACACCAGTGAGACGCTGTGCTCCCTGAAGTTTGCCGAGAGGGTTCGCTCTGTGGAGCTGGGTCCTGTCTCCCGcaaggctgagctgggctcaTGGCCCAGCCAGGAGCACCTGGAG ggTGACTCGCCGGGTTCTGCAGCACCACCTGGCCGGGGCCACGCATCCCCCAGCCCGGGGCAGCTCTCCAGTCGCTCTGCCTCCATCCGCAGGAAGCTCCACACCTCAG GGAAGCTGAGGCCAGTGCCCCTGTGA